CTCTTAATAATGTTCAAAGTCAAATGTAGATGCTTGAATTTTCTTTAACCAAGGAAATTTCAATGCAGTGTCTTTACTCTGTATCTTTCTCAGGTTGACTATGGCACTTCACCTGTGGTTTATTGTGGTGGTCCCTGTTTGCTGCTGGGGTCAGGGGTCAGTGGACACAGGGGACAGTGGTGTCTTCCAGCCCCAGAGTGCCCTCAGTGACATGGAGTTTGCCAGTGTGAGCTCGTACCGTGGCCCTGGAAACACTGACCCTCGCCCCAATAATAAGCTGCCCATTCTTCTGTGGTGGAGCTCCAATCTGTTCCCACACTTCCCAGGAGACACCGAGTGTTTGGACTGTGCCCACTCGTCCTGCCTAGCCACAAGCAACCGTAAAGTCCAGCTGAATCGTCACACGGCTTCCATTATTTTCTACGACACAGACTTCCGAGCGTATGAGGCTCCTCTGGCATGCTTGACCCATCAGACGTGGGCACTTTTGCACGAAGAGTCGCCCATGAATAACTACTTGCTCTCCCACAGTGTTGGAATAAGGCTGTTTAACTACACAGTCACGTTCAGGAGGTCATGTGGACATCCAGGtaaaccaaaacaaattattattattattattatttattattttagtgttcAAGAATTAAATTTCTATGATTTAGTTATTAGCTGAAGtcacaaaccccctgcagttcTTACATTAAGCCCAGTTTGGCAAACCAtggtgtaatgtttaatgcattttatgatgctgatataaaaaaaattagtatattttattttttatatcaatagGGTAGTTTTAATGTGAGCTTAAAAcaagtttgataaaaaaaataataataaaaattatccaAAAAGTAATCTTAAACTTAGTTTAATAACATTACCTAAAATGAGTAACTTAGATTACATCACTAATTACAGTTTTCATCATGTAATAAGTAATCAGTATGGACTAAGTAATTTACCCAGctctgtgcgcacacacacacacacacacacacacacacatatatatatatatatatatatatatatatatatatatatatatatatatatatatatatatatatatatatatatatgtgtgtgtgtgtgtgtgtgtatgtatgtatgtatgtatgtatgtatgtatattcttGTTCCTTCTCTTCAGTTTCATTACTGGGccagtgttgccaccttgtggacaaactaATCCATGCGGAAAATAATTCAGTGTAAACTGCGTACAGAGTATCTGGCATGAAACTGGAGAAGGAACAAGAAGAAAATACTACAGACACAACAACTATAGTTGAATAGTACATGTGTGAAGGGACTGAGAAATAAACCAGTTTATATGAGTGAAAGAAATTAGTGTAAATGAGAGAAATAGCACTGACACTGAACCAGGGTGAAACTTTCTGGTGTGCATGTCAAGCACTTGGGATTGTGCATGCTgtcaaaagtttattttgaaggGCTACACATTCAGCTGCGCACACATGCAAAAAAGGAAGAATACGTTGGTATTAAAATACacttttgtatttataatatgtCTTGTCCTCAGATTGATTTCCCGACTACATGAGTAGTCAATCATTCTGCTATCCTCATTGACCAGTTTCACTCTCCACGGGTGCTGGCGGAGACTCTGGAGTACAAAACGCCCAGCAATCTGGAGGGACTGGAGACCAGAGAGAGGGGTGTCAACGACATGAGTGAACCAAACTGAACGGGTTTGAGTGCTTTGTGTGCAACCGAGAGAACGAACGTCTGGCAACAGTGAAAGCACACAGGAAGAACCCAAAACAGAACCCTCTGCCTCCACCAAAAATGGCCAACAGTTCACACATGGGCTCCCTGCTGCCCAGTCCTGGATATGGACCTGTGGAAAGTATTGACCCAAATGATGggtcaattattattttacttttatttgctaATATATTtgctaatataattattattttacttttatttgctaATATATGTGCATTATACTTTTTAAGTTAAAGGGGTTATGAACTGGATATTCTCTGAGGTCCGCTAATAATGTTAGCAAGACTTTAACACCAGAAAACATACTAAATTAGATGATGCAGGCTATTTTctatcctttttttgtttttagtgcaTTCTACGATTGGATTGGTTtcgcaaattaaaataatagatggaGGCTGCTGTGACGTTGTTAAGAAAACATGAGTCATTAgggataaaaatgtataaatactcaGTATATATCAAATCTGAAACAGACAATGCAATAGCGGTAATGGAGACAATATATTGTTGGATGCAATAGAGTCAGACTCCGCTTCATCTTTTACTCTCAGTCTCTCTGAGAAGCCTGCATCAAACTGTCTTGAAATGAATCTGCAGTGAAGTCAAGCAAGCAAACAGATGCGATCTGGAGCTCATTCCTGATGCAAGCTGCACAACAGTGATTATAATCAGTGATTCTGTCAACACTGAGTGTGGTGCAGAACGACAACAAATCCCCGACAGTAAACATGAAAGAGATGACATGAACATAAAAGAGAAATGGATTCGCAGCATCGCTCGCGTCTGATGTAGATACGGTGCTAGGATCACAAAGAAGGCACTTCAGAGACTCACTAAGGTTTTGTTGCATTAATCCTATCTTTGCATTGCTCCTCCTCCTTCTGCATGCATTAAtaagtgggcggggctaaagaggcagtgatgtagaagtagGCACTGATTTTATCCTGCTTTCGTCACACTATGTGACattttttagcttgtttttttatcTAAGCTTACAGGATGTTTAATTGTGCATTGACCTGTTATATGTAAAAAGATCAATGGAAATGTGATTTCTCAGTTTTAATGTGTTGTGCATGGACGTGCAGATCCGTCCTTACTGTGGCATCACAAACAGAGCATCGCTGTGAGGAGACCCAGAGGCCGAtgagctgagctgagctgagcCACCGGAGGGACGTCACTGATCAAAACCTCCTCTGACAGCTCAAGACTATTTTACAGTCCACCCAAGGCTGATGAGCTGTTcttcaaatgttacatttttggaaTTATTCTAGACTAACTATGATCtcattatatttaaacatttcttgTCAGTGTTATACGTTCATAATGAATGTTCTTCAGAATTAAGCTTCAGCGGATGTTGAACATCATGGATGGATATCACTGCAGTTATAGGGAACAAAGTTTCTTTGCATGATGGTCGTGAAGAGTGAAACTCATGAAAACACATCAAGGTCAAAtatcactacaaaaaaaaaatactgcttaaAGAAAAGCAGGCCCCTTTTTTGACAATTAAGTAATTGGATAGTaatgttattttcattaaagTTAAACACATTATACATCAAAAATATGTTTGATTATGTGTCTGGTGATTCTTTGATATACAGCAATTTCCATTTTTagtagtaaaaaaatattattttttcacatGATAGGAACTAATTGGACGTTGGAATGAAGGTTGTTTATTGTCATATTGTCATGTCACAACTGAAAGTACATTTTTGCAAATAGTATAGTGAATATGCATAATTCTTCAATAAGCAAAATGTAACACGATTTTtgggtgatttatttatttttaatgagccgGACCTGTTTTTGAGCTGTTCATGAGAATCTCCTTCAAGACTCCTGAATCCTGTTTATGTCTTGAATGTTTGTGAACCTCAATATTTCTTAtgctatatttctattttttttttattgcacattcTAAAATAACAAAGCAATAAAAGACTGACTTCACTATGAGGATTTTTCTTTAATTGTGAATATGCAGGATACATATTTCCATAACAATACAGCTactcaaacagtaaaataatttcattaaaatggtttctgatgattaaataaaacaaaggtaTACATTCTTATCATCTTGACTAAACATTTAATGCAGCAGAATCTAAATTCAAAATCCTAGATGCCCTGCAACAAGCATGGTTTGCACAAGAAAACCTTTTTATGCACATATTCAGAAGGTATTCTGCACGGCTGTACCGTCAGCATACAGTATCAATGAAGTACAGTAAGGAACTAATTCCTGTTCCTTCAAGATGGTCACACTGTTGATGGATATTTCAGGCTTGTAAGCAGATCTTATAGCACATTGGAATAGCAGCTCTCACAATGCACCGTCCCACGGTGGAGAAACATGTTGTAGAGTAAATCTCCCATTGGTTTACTGCAGATACCACACTGGGGTGGGAGGAAAAGGAAATTCAATACATATTTTCATTAAAGCATGCTGTCATTTATTATTAAGCACAGCAGGGTAACATTTCACAAAGCATCCAGCACATTGTGCCATACAAATGAGAGAAAATGAGTCCTTTGTGTGAGCGGATATTGTTGCGTACCTTAAAGCAGGATGGGTGACAGGATATGTTCAGGTGCTCGATGGTGATTTTGGCGTCGCTTCCCACCATTTCCCCACAGTATGTACAGGTAGTGAGCTCTCTACTAAAAAGACCAAATGAGCTCATTGTTTAGGGCTCATGTGACAAACTAAGAGACTGCTCACACTCATCACTGCTTGTGCAGTAAACGATACACTCACCCTTAAAACAGACTACACAGTCATACATGATATTAACATTAGcccaaaaatgcatgcatgtgcaTTAATAAATACAGAATGAATCCTGATAAGTGTCTTTGTTTCTAGTGCTGCTTTCGTATgtcatatatatacaaacatgttACCTTGTATAGTAGCTGGGGCTGCTGTAGTTGTAGTTAGAGGTTGTTGATGACACATAATCAGAGCtgctatgaaataaaataagacatttttgtGGTTAAAGATATTGTATTGATCCACAGATTACTATTCTATGACAAACATCTCTGCACTGCTGCAGTTATCTCACATCAGTTACGATAATAAATCAAAACGGTTGCAGGTCTGTCCTTCAGATCTGGTGCATTATTGTACATTAGTCTCTTGAGGGTCCTCCGCTTCACGCTTGCTGTTCACGGTCatgttattaattcattttaatgctaCTTTTGTATCATGTGTAAGCAGAGGCTTTAAGTGTCAGTTGAGAACCTTCTGAGAATTGTTCTAAGTATATAATGCCTCCAGGTTACCTGCCATCAAGACACGAGTTATCCACATATTCCTTTACATAGACAAAGCCCCTAAAAACAGAAAAGCAAAGGGATCAGG
This DNA window, taken from Carassius auratus strain Wakin chromosome 14, ASM336829v1, whole genome shotgun sequence, encodes the following:
- the LOC113114342 gene encoding alpha-(1,3)-fucosyltransferase 11-like; this encodes MALHLWFIVVVPVCCWGQGSVDTGDSGVFQPQSALSDMEFASVSSYRGPGNTDPRPNNKLPILLWWSSNLFPHFPGDTECLDCAHSSCLATSNRKVQLNRHTASIIFYDTDFRAYEAPLACLTHQTWALLHEESPMNNYLLSHSVGIRLFNYTVTFRRSCGHPVKAHRKNPKQNPLPPPKMANSSHMGSLLPSPGYGPVENPSLLWHHKQSIAVRRPRGR